One segment of Alnus glutinosa chromosome 2, dhAlnGlut1.1, whole genome shotgun sequence DNA contains the following:
- the LOC133860864 gene encoding nudix hydrolase 2-like → MEENRVQLLSSDDDHYGGVLVNVKHPMDSNAFSTLLKASIQQWKQQGKRGVWIKLPIEQVNLVEAAVKEGFRYHHAEADYLMLVYWIPETTDTLPANASHRVGIGAFVMNSQRQVLVVMENSGRFKGTGVWKFPTGVVNEGEDICTAAVREVKEETGIDTEFVEVLAFRESHESFFSKSDLLFICMLQPRSFDIQKQNQEIEAAQWMPVEDYAAQPFIREHEQFNYIAKICLAKLDKDYAGFSRISAATASGKTISLYSSNLGNQQ, encoded by the exons ATGGAGGAAAATAGAGTTCAACTTCTAAGCTCAGATGATGATCATTATGGAGGAGTTCTTGTAAACGTGAAGCATCCTATGGATTCTAACGCCTTTTCTACTTTGCTGAAAGCTTCAATACAACAATGGAAGCAACAG GGGAAGAGGGGTGTCTGGATCAAATTGCCCATCGAACAAGTAAATCTTGTTGAAGCTGCAGTTAAG GAAGGATTTCGGTATCACCATGCTGAAGCAGATTACTTAATGCTCGTGTATTGGATTCCTGAAACTACTGATACTCTTCCAGCAAATGCTTCACATCGAGTGGGTATTGGTGCTTTTGTCATGAACAGTCAGAGACAG GTGCTTGTAGTTATGGAGAATAGTGGCAGATTCAAAGGAACAGGTGTGTGGAAGTTCCCTACTGGGGTTGTTAATGAA GGTGAGGATATTTGTACAGCTGCAGTTAGGGAAGTCAAAGAAGAGACAGGA ATTGATACAGAATTCGTTGAAGTTTTAGCATTTAG GGAAAGCCACGAGTCATTCTTTAGCAAATcagatttgttatttatttgcaTGTTGCAACCACGCTCCTTTGACATCCAGAAGCAGAATCAGGAGATTGAAGCAGCCCAG TGGATGCCAGTTGAGGACTATGCAGCCCAACCTTTTATCCGAGAACACGAGCAATTCAATTATATTGCCAAGATATGCTTAGCAAAGTTAGATAAGGACTATGCTGGTTTTTCTCGAATATCTGCAGCTACAGCTTCTGGCAAAACAATCTCCCTGTACAGCAGCAATCTTGGCAATCAGCAGTAG
- the LOC133860153 gene encoding disease resistance protein RPM1-like — protein sequence MADGAVNFLLDKLTTILLQQASLLGDAHDGIEEIKLELETMRSFLRDAERRMERSELVETWVRQVREVAYEVEDIIDEFMHLKGRENHISGFKGIAKDFVNLPKNITARRQISSKLPKIKAKVHDISERSKRYDFDKFDEGTSKNMASESWQHYGGSSVLFDEDEIVGMEEDTEQMLEWLLEDEQRRAIISIVGMGGLGKTTLVTRVYNDQRIKRHFDCCAWISVSQTYGIEELLRSMVREFFGTKQVELPSNLGSMNNMQLMGMLIGFLHQKRYVVVLDDVWSIDLWSIMRGAFPNNKHGSRIILTTRNENVATSVGIGFRVHRLVPLGENDAWTLFCKKAFWNEPGRCCPTELKPLAQAIMKKCEGLPLAIVAIGGLMCSRSKTTGEWKKVKESLNWQLSNNPLLGKVKGILLLSFKDLPFYLKHCFLYCCMFHFGYHIKRKKLIRLWVAEGFIKERKGMTMEEVAEEYLTDLIFLSMIQVTEINAAGRVKTCRVHDVMHELAMATSEKENFCTAYDGRESRLEGKVHRLSVYHRGENIQLSRTVSHHLRSFFVFKTDMCTSFSLDEVSSKFKLLRVLELQGVPTETIPSTLVNLFNLRYLNLRGTKISKLPKSIERLQNLQTLDVRNTNVRRLPSGISKLPRLRHLYMGFNNDQNSETSNIPNSIQAPAGIWNIRGLQTLACIEAEEELIQQIGNLTELRRLEIKRLRTVNGPNLCTSIQKMTNLLRLGVTATYGEELQLEAIYPPPPFLQKLELVGRLNRLPHWLESLENLSHLYLSMSCLQYDIVSSLHVLSALVFLELKKAYDGKLLRFKAGWFPKLNKLNIVELAQLDSLVVEEGALPTIQELNLIYCPELKMLPEGIEHLTNLKKLHLEQMPEEFIRRLRDDANLDQAKVRHIPTIKLVSGQNRVVETLR from the coding sequence ATGGCAGATGGTGCTGTAAACTTCTTGCTTGATAAACTTACAACTATCCTACTTCAACAGGCATCACTGCTAGGAGATGCTCATGATGGAATTGAAGAGATCAAGCTTGAGTTAGAGACCATGAGATCATTCTTAAGAGATGCAGAAAGAAGAATGGAAAGAAGTGAGTTAGTGGAAACATGGGTGAGGCAAGTAAGAGAAGTTGCCTATGAAGTTGAGGACATTATAGATGAGTTCATGCATCTCAAAGGCAGGGAGAACCATATAAGTGGTTTCAAGGGTATTGCCAAAGACTTTGTAAACCTCCCCAAGAACATCACTGCAAGGCGTCAGATCTCATCAAAGCTTCCAAAGATCAAAGCCAAGGTGCATGATATCTCAGAGAGAAGCAAGAGATATGATTTTGATAAGTTTGATGAAGGGACAAGTAAAAATATGGCTAGCGAAAGTTGGCAGCACTATGGAGGATCATCAGTCCTTTTTGATGAAGACGAGATTGTAGGAATGGAAGAAGACACAGAACAAATGCTTGAATGGTTACTGGAGGATGAACAACGACGGGCAATTATTTCAATTGTGGGAATGGGCGGTCTAGGTAAGACCACTCTAGTTACAAGAGTCTACAATGACCAAAGAATCAAGCGACACTTTGATTGCTGTGCATGGATATCTGTGTCCCAAACATATGGCATTGAAGAGCTACTGAGGAGCATGGTCCGAGAATTTTTTGGGACAAAGCAAGTAGAGTTACCAAGCAACCTTGGATCAATGAACAATATGCAACTCATGGGAATGCTCATTGGCTTTTTGCATCAGAAGAGGTATGTTGTTGTCTTGGATGATGTATGGAGCATAGATCTCTGGAGTATAATGAGAGGTGCTTTTCCAAATAATAAACATGGAAGCAGAATTATACTGACAACGAGAAATGAGAATGTCGCTACATCTGTTGGAATCGGATTCCGTGTTCATCGCCTTGTGCCCCTTGGTGAGAATGATGCTTGGACCCTCTTCTGTAAGAAGGCATTTTGGAATGAACCAGGTCGCTGCTGTCCCACAGAACTGAAACCATTGGCTCAGGCCATTATGAAGAAATGTGAAGGCTTGCCACTTGCAATTGTGGCAATAGGTGGCCTCATGTGTTCAAGAAGCAAGACAACTGGAGAATGGAAGAAAGTTAAAGAAAGTCTCAATTGGCAACTTAGCAACAATCCCTTGCTGGGAAAAGTGAAGGGTATCTTGTTGTTGAGTTTCAAAGATTTACCCTTCTATCTAAAACACTGTTTCTTGTATTGCTGTATGTTCCATTTTGGTTACCACATCAAGAGAAAGAAGCTGATTCGGCTCTGGGTAGCAGAAGGGTtcatcaaagaaagaaaagggatgaCTATGGAGGAGGTAGCAGAGGAGTACCTCACAGATCTAATTTTTCTAAGCATGATTCAGGTCACAGAGATTAACGCTGCTGGGAGGGTGAAGACATGTCGAGTGCATGATGTTATGCATGAACTGGCTATGGCAACATCTGAGAAAGAGAATTTCTGTACAGCATATGATGGACGTGAATCAAGGCTAGAAGGAAAAGTCCACCGCTTATCAGTATATCATAGAGGTGAAAACATCCAATTGAGTAGGACCGTTTCACACCATCTTCGCTCTTTCTTTGTCTTTAAGACAGATATGTGCACCTCATTCTCTTTGGATGAAGTATCATCGAAATTCAAATTGCTAAGGGTCCTTGAACTACAAGGGGTTCCTACTGAAACAATACCAAGCACATTGGTCAATTTGTTCAATTTGAGGTACTTGAACTTAAGAGGCACCAAGATTAGTAAGCTTCCCAAGTCAATCGAAAGGTTGCAGAACCTACAAACCTTGGATGTTCGCAATACTAATGTGAGAAGGTTACCAAGTGGAATATCAAAACTACCAAGATTGAGACATCTATACATGGGTTTCAACAATGATCAGAATTCTGAAACATCCAATATTCCTAACAGCATACAGGCTCCAGCAGGAATATGGAATATTCGAGGCCTACAAACTCTAGCATGCATTGAAGCAGAGGAAGAGTTAATCCAACAAATTGGGAACTTGACTGAGCTCAGAAGGCTAGAGATCAAAAGGCTTAGAACTGTTAATGGGCCAAACTTGTGCACTTCCATTCAAAAGATGACAAACCTCCTTCGTTTAGGTGTGACGGCAACTTACGGGGAAGAACTTCAGTTGGAAGCCATATATCCGCCTCCACCATTTCTTCAGAAGCTGGAATTGGTTGGGCGGTTGAATAGGTTGCCTCACTGGCTTGAGTCTCTGGAAAACCTCTCTCATTTGTACTTAAGTATGTCTTGTCTCCAATATGATATTGTTTCTTCTCTACATGTACTGTCTGCTCTAGTGTTTCTTGAACTAAAGAAGGCCTACGATGGGAAGCTCTTGCGCTTTAAGGCGGGATGGTTTCCTAAACTCAACAAACTGAATATTGTGGAGCTTGCACAATTGGATAGTCTAGTAGTGGAAGAGGGTGCATTGCCAACCATTCAGGAGCTGAATCTAATTTATTGTCCAGAGCTAAAGATGTTGCCTGAGGGCATTGAACATCTGACTAACCTTAAGAAGTTACACTTGGAGCAAATGCCAGAAGAATTCATAAGAAGGCTGCGGGATGATGCAAATCTAGATCAAGCGAAGGTACGACACATACCCACAATCAAACTTGTATCGGGACAAAATCGGGTAGTTGAAACACTTCGATAG